GACGGGGCTCGAGGCTGCGAGAGCGGCCGGATTGAGCCCGATCAAGATCAACTCTGTGGTGGTACGGGGCTTTAACGAGGACGATGTCGTCGACCTGGCCCGCCTGACGCTGACGAGTGACTACGCCGTCCGGTTCATCGAGATGATGCCGTTCGGGAGCGTGGCCGGGTTCCAGACCAACGCGTACGTGCCGAGCGCGGAAACCGTTGCGCGGATCGAGGCAGCGCTCGGCCCGCTCATTCCGCTCGACGTGACAGGGTACGATCCGGCAAGAACGTACCGGCTGGAGGGGGCCCGCGGGACGCTCGGGTTCATCAGTTCGGTCAGCCAGCCCTTCTGCGCCCAGTGCGGCCGGCTCAGGTTGACGGCCGAGGGGCGGCTCCGCCTGTGCCTCCTCCGGGACGACGAAGCCGATCTCCGCACCCCGCTGCGCAACGGGGCCACCTACGAAGAGATCCGTGAACGATTCCGGGCGGCCGCGTATCGCAAGCCGTGGGGGCATGGTCTCGCGCGGGGGGTCATCCCACGGCGGCGGATTATGTCCCAAATCGGCGGGTAACGAAAGACTGATGCCGCCCCACACGCGGGGCGGCATCGATCTTCGAGCCCGGGGATCGCCGGCCGGGCTATTCTTCTTCGCCTTCGAGGTTCCGCTCGAGCTTCCGCTTCACCCGTTGCAGCGCATTGTCGATGGACTTCACGTGGCGGTGAAGCTCGGTCGCCATCTCCTGATAGGACTTGCCTTCGAGGTACGCGGTGAGCACCCGACATTCGAGGTCGCTGAGGTTCTTGCGGATGCGCTCCCGCATGGTGAGGGAGGCTTCCTGGTTGATGACGAGTTCCTCTGGGTCGGAGACCTTGATGCTGCTGATCACGTCGAGCAGGGTCCGGTCGGAATCCTCATCGTAGATCGGCTTGTTGAGCGAGATGTACGAATTGAGCGGGATGTGCTTTTGACGGGTCGCGGTCTTGATCGCCGTGATGATTTGACGGGTGATGCACAACTCGGCGAAGGCCCGGAACGACGAGAGCTTGTCGCGCCGGAAGTCCCGGATGGCCTTGTACAGGCCGATCATGCCTTCCTGAATGATGTCCTCGCGATCAGCGCCGATCAGGAAGTACGCCTTGGCTTTTACGCGGACGAAATTGCGGTACTTGTTGATGAGGTACTCGGCAGCGAACTCGTCTCCCCCCTTGGCACAATCGACTAGCTGTTCATCCACCATTTCCTGGTAGATGGGTACGACGGGCTTGCGCGCAACTACCACGCTTCTCCCCTCCGCCCCGAACTTCCGGCTGGACCACGTGACTCGCGATTCGTTCTGTGCTGTTGCATCTAGTGTTTCGGTCGGAGCCCTCGAAAACCCGATTGTGTCGGGAGATCGTTCTGGACCCCTCTGGGCGCTGCTTGTGGCCGCTGCCGCAAGTTATTCATATTATAGGAACAATGCCCAAGTCAAGTCAATAAGATGACCTGCGGGAACTCGAGTCGGCTCGCACGTCGAGACGCCGGGCCACCTCAAAGAGGAGCAGCGCGGCGGCGACCGAGACGTTGAGCGACGCCACCCGGCCCCGAAGCGGAATGCGGACGACGCGGTCGCACCGTTCGCGAACGAGCCGGTGGAGCCCGCGGCCTTCTCCGCCCACGACGAGCGCCACCGGCGGGGCGAGCCCTGCCGTGTCGTATCGCTCGGCCCCCTCCGGATCCGCCCCCACGATCCACACACCCGCGGCTTTGAGGCGCTCCAGCGCGGCGACGAGGTTGCCGACCTGCGCGACGGGGAGGTGCGCCGTCGCGCCCGCGGAGGCGCGCGCGACGGCCGGGCTGAGCCCTGCGGCCCGGCGCCGCGGAATGATGACGCCGTGCGCGCCGGCTGCGTCGGCGGTCCGGATGATGGCGCCGAGGTTCTGCGGGTCCTCCACGCCGTCGAGCGCCACGAGAAACGCCGCCTCGCCCTGCTCCTCGATGCGCGCCAGGAGATCCTCGACGGTGATCGGCGCAGTGACCGCGACGAGCGCGGCCACCCCTTGATGGGCGACGCCGCGGGCCAGCGTGTCGAGATGCCGGCGATCCACGATCTGCACGACGACGCGCCGGGCGCGTGCCTTCGCCACGAGCTCCCGGAGCGGACCGCGGAGGTCCGCAGTCCGAGCAACGAGCACGCGAGACACCGGCCGGCCCGCGCGGAGCGCCTCAAGCACGGCCCGCCGCCCCAACAGCGTCGCGCCGGCGGGCTGAGGGGACGGCGTCAGCGCAGCCGCCACGTGTAGCCGGTCGGAGTATCCTCGAGGAGGATCCCGAGGCTCTGGAGCCTCGACCGGATGGCGTCGCCGGTGGCCCAATCTTTTTGCCGCCGCGCCCGCATCCGTCCGCTCGCGATCAAGCCGATGAGGTCGTCCCCGGGCACGGCGTCGTCGGAGGCGGCGATTCGAAGCTGCTGGAGAGTGGGATGCGCGGGATCGAAGAGATCCGGGTGCTCCTCGGCAAGATCGCGCGCCAGCCGGTGCAGCCCGGCTCGCTGCGCCGCGGTCATCGAGGCGGTCAAGGTGAGCCCGAGCACACCGGCGAGCGTTCGCAGGATGCGCAAGGCCCCCTCAAGGTCGGCCGCCATGGCGGCCTGCAATGGCGGGGCAGCCTTCGCGGCGGCATCCGCCGCCTTGTTGAGTTCTGTGGCGAGGTCGAACACGGCTGCGAGCGCACGAGGCGTGTTGAGATCATCATCCATCGCCCGCTCGAACGCCTCGCGTGCCGTCTCCGCCGCCTTCGACAGTGCGGATGCCCCCGCGGCGTCACCACGGGTGGACCGGCGGCCGCGCGCGTCATCCCGGTCGGGGAATGCGCCTGCTGTTCGGACCCCCGCCCGGCGGAGGACGGCCTCCGCGTGGTCCGACGCGGTCCGCAGCCGTTCGGCGCCGCGGGTCGCGGCCTCGAGCGAGTCGTCGGTCCATGTTGCGGGGCCGCGGTAATGCGAGGAGAGCACAAACAGGCGGATCGCGTCAGGATGGTACCGCTCGAGCGCCTCCTCGATCGTCACGACGTTTCCGAGATGCCGGGTCATCTTCTCTTGATCACCGCTGAGGCGCAGCGGCCCATTGTGGACCCAGTAGCGGACGAACGGCGGCTTGCCCGTGTAGGCCTCGGACTGTGCGATCTCATTCTCGTGATGGGGGAAGATCACGTCCGGACCGCCGCCGTGGATGTCCAGTTGCTCGCCGAGGTAGGCCAAGGACATCGCCGAGCACTCGATATGCCATCCCGGCCGGCCGGGTCCCCAGGGGCTGTCCCACGAAGGCTCGCCCGGCTTTGCGGCTTTCCACAGAACGAAGTCCATCGGGTGCTCTTTGCGGGGATCGACCTCGATCCTGGCGCCCGCCTGCATCTCATCGAGCGTCCGGCCGGACAGCCGGCCGTAGGCCGGAAATGCCGCCACGCGGTAGAAGACGTCTCCGTCAACAACATAGGCGAACCCACGGGCCACGAGGGCCTGAATGATCTCCAGCATCTTCGGAATCGATTCGGTGGCCCGAGGATAATAGTCGGCCCGCCGGATCCCGAGCCGGTCCATCTCCCGCAGGAAACGGTCGGCGTAGTGATTCGCCAACGCCTCTACGGTTGTGCCCTGCTGCCGGGAGGCCTCGATAATCCGGTCCTCGATGTCGGTGAAGTTCTGGACGTACGTGACCCGATAGCCCCGGTAGTCCAGATACCGGCGGACCATGTCAAACACGAGGTAGGAGAGGGCGTGGCCGACGTGGGCAGGACCATACAGGTTCGGGCCGCACACGTACATGCGAACCTCGCCCGCCCGGAGGGGGATGAACTCCTCCTCGCGGCGGGTCAGCGTGTTGTAGACACGCAGGGCCACTGGTCGCTCCGCGACCTAGGACGGCGGCCGGCGGGTGGGCAACGCGGACAGTTCGGCGACAAGCTCCCAACGGCCCGCCGTCTTCCACGTCCAGGGATCCATCTCGGAGACCCGGTGCAGGTCGAAGCACCCCCGGTCGGCGAGGACACGCAGGTACGACTCACCTCGCTCCAGCCGCCGCTCCAGGACGCGGATGATGCGGTAGAATACGGACCCCCGCCAGAACCCGGTCGGCCGGGGCCGCCGCCCAGCCGGTTCGGTCTCGACCGCGATGGGTTCGCGGACGGCCCGCCGCTCGATCAGAATGAGGTGCGGACCGGGTCCTCCGGCACCGCGGCCGTGCGGCCGCCTCGTCATCCGGCCCCGCCCCCACGGATCGCTGGAAGCGGGCGGACGCTCGCCACGGCATGGGCGGCAATGCCTTCCTGCCGTCCGATGGCACCCATCCCTTCCACCGTGGTGGCCTTGACGTTGACGCTCTCAGGCGAGAGCCGGAGCACCTCCGCCATCGCCGTCCGCATCCCGGGGACGTGCGGCGCGAGGCGCGGCGCCTCAGCCATGACCACGACATCCACGTGGACCGGCTGCCAGCCGCAACGCTCCACCACCTCGCGCACCTGCGCGAGCAGGGTGAGACTGTTGGCACCCGCGTAGGCGGGATCGGTGGGGGGAAAATGGCCGCCGATATCTCCGCACCCGGCGGCGCCGAGCAACGCGTCCATCACGGCGTGCACGATCACATCCGCGTCGGAGTGCCCCAGCAAGCCGCGGTCGTGCGCGATTTCCACGCCCCCGAGCACGAGCGGGCGCCCTGGAACGAGCCGGTGGGCGTCGAACCCGATGCCGGCCCGGGGCGCGCGCGTGGCGTCCTGCTCCCGGGACAACATGGCTTCCGCGAGGATCAGATCCTCCGGGACGGTGACTTTGATGTTGATCGGATCGCCGAGCACGAGCCGGATGGGCCCCCCCAGCCGTTCGACGAGCACGGCATCATCGGTGCCGCGGAATCCCTCGCGCGATGCGGTCTCGTGGGCCCGCTCGAGGAGGGCGCGCCGAAACGCCTGGGGAGTCTGGATCCGATGCAGCGAGGCGCGGTCGAGGGTCTCGCGGACCCATCCATCCTCCCCTCGTTTGACGGTCTCGCTCACCGGCAGCGCTGCCGTTGCGGATCCATCGCGGGCGGCCGCTGCGATCACCAGAGACGCCAACCGCTGGGAGAGAAATGGCCGCGCGCCATCGTGGATCAGCACCAGATCCGGCCCCGGCGGCAGCGCCGCCAGACCGGCCGCCACCGAGCCCTGACGATCCACCCCGCCGGGAACGACGGCGACCACTTTCGTCAGCCCGGTGGCGCGAGCCAGCTCCTGGATCTGCGGGATCGAGTCGGCCGGCGCCGCCACGGCGATAGCCTCAATCTCGGCGACCTCCTGGAGGGTTGTCAACGCGTACTGCACAAGCGGCCGCCCGGCCAGCTGCACCAGCGATTTGGGCACAGCGCCTCCGAGCCGCTCGCCCCGGCCGGCCGCCGGGACGACCGCCGCCGCGCGAATGCCTGAGGTCACCGGGTGGCGCCGTCCTTCTCGAGCACCTTGGGGCGTGCGAAAATCATCCGGCCCGCCACGGTCTGGAGCACGCTCGTGACCACGGTCTCGAGGGTCTCGCCAATATGCTTCTTGCCCCCTTCGACGACGATCATCGTTCCGTCGTCGAGGTAGCCGACTCCCTGCCCGGCTTCCTTGCCATCCTTGATGACGTGCACGGTGAGTTCTTCACCGGGGATCATCACCGGCTTGATCGCATTGGCGAGCTCGTTGACATTGAGGACCCGCACGCCCTGCAGCTCGGCGATCTTGTTGAGGTTGTAGTCGTTCGTCACGATCCAGGCGCCGAGGGCCCGCGCCACTCGCACGAGTTGGGCGTCGACTTGACCGGATGCCAGGTCATCGCCCTCGTCGTAGATCTGGACCGCGTGCAGGTCTTTTTGCATCTTGTTGAGGATGTCGAGACCCCGCCGGCCCCTGTTTCTACGGATCTGGTCGCTTGCGTCGGCAATCCGCTGGAGCTCCGCCAGGACCGACCTGGGCACCAGCAGAGGACCTTCCAGGAAACCACTCTGCGTGATATCGGAGATGCGGCCGTCGATGATCACGCTGGTATCGAGGAGTTTGGGAACGCTACTGCGCCGGATCCGGCTGCCGCGCCCACCGAGCCGCTCGGAGAGACGGGGAAAGGCGCCGAGAAAATCCTCGCGCCGTTGGATGCCCAGCTGCAGGCCGAGATACCCAAACACCACCACGGCCGTGAGGGGGATGATGTACGGGCCGATGATGGGGACGCGCAGGAGCGGAATGCTCACCAGAAACGCGATCACCAGGCCCAGGATCAAGCCGGCGGCCCCGGCGAGGACGTCACGAAGCGGAACGCCGCCGAGGTGGTGCAGCACCCAGAACATCGTGTTGACGAACCGGGCCTGAAGCCAGGGGGCCACTCCCCATCCCACGATCGCCCCGACCACGATGCCGAGAGCCAGCCCTCCCAGCCGCGCGGTTTGATCCCCGGCGCCGCCCAAAACCTCGCGGACGATCAGGTCGGCAATCTGATACCCGAGAACGGAGCCGAAGACGAGACCGACGGCTCGGATGAGACGAGTCATCACCACTCACCGATATTCAGCAGGCACACGGCCGCAGCGTATATGAGCGCACTGACACGCCATTATACCATGCGGCTTCCGCGCAAGACACGGGTGCGGCCGCTCGGAGCGCCTGGGCGCATCTCACGCGGTCTGCGCGCGGGCGTTTACCTTGACACCCGCGCAAGCGCATTCCTATAATGAGGCCGACTCGCAAGAGCGCAGGGACGACTGGAGGCCGGCACCGCATGAAAGAAGCCAAATCGTTGTCCTTCCAAGACCAGGTCGATTCCTATCTGATCCGCCACCGCAGTATCCTCGATGTGCTGAGCAAGCTGGACGAATCGGTCTCCCGCGTCAACCGCGCCGTCGTGAAGGCCGTGACGACGTGCGGATGCATCAGCATCAACGCCGGCAAACAGCAGTTCCCCTCGGATGTGGGCCTCTCAGAGATCAGAGCGTACCTTCACACCCACCTGAACGGTGCGCTGTGCGACCGCTGTCGCGAGACGATCGAAACCGAGATCGGGTCATCCCTGTTCTACTCGGCGGGCCTGTGCAGCCTGCTGGGCTTGGAACTGGACGACATTCAGGAGAAGCAGCACAGCCGGATCAAGAGCCTCGGCATCTTCAACCTCACCTAACGATCCGCTACAGGCGCGTGACCCCGCGTGGGTCGAGCGCGTCCCGGATCCCGTCTCCCAAGAGGTTAAACCCCAGCACGAGCGACATGATCGCCAGCCCGGGAAACGTGGAGATCCACCACACTCCGGTCACGAGCTGATTGCGGCCCTCGTTGATCATCGCACCCCACTCAGGCGTCGGCGGTTGCGCACCCAACCCGATGAAGCTCAGGCCGGCCGCGAGCAGCACCGTGAACCCCATCCCGACCGTCGCCCGTACGATGATCGGGGACAGGATGTTGGGGAGCACGTACCGCACCATGATCCTGAGGTCGGAGGCGCCCTCAGCGCGCGCCGCCTCGACGTAGGCTTCCTCGCGGAGCGACAGCGTCGACCCGCGCGCGAGGCGGCTGTACCCCGCGACGCCCACGACGGCGACCGCAAGGATGGCCTTCCACAGCCCCGGGCCGAGGGCGGAGGCCAGCGCCAGCGCGAGCACGAGGCTCGGAAACGCCAGGAGCACGTCGGTGGTCCGCATGATCACGTCGTCGACGCCGCGGCCGTAGTACCCGGCCAGGACCCCGAGGGACACCCCCACCCCGGCGGCCAGCCCCACGGCCACGAGCGCGATCGCGAGGTCGTACCGCGCTCCGAACACGATCCGGCTCAACAGATCGCGCCCGTAAAAGTCCGTGCCCAGAGGATGCACGCGGCTCGCGGGCTGCATCCGTGCGCCGATGTCCACCTCCACGGGATCGTGAGGGGCCAGGAGCGGGGCCGCGAGCGCGACGGCCGTCCAGAGGAGAATGATCCCGAGCCCCGCGATCGAAAGCCCGTTGCGGCCAAACCGCCGCACGAGCAGATCCACAAGGCCGGCGGGCGCCTGCCCCCCGCGACCGCCGCCCCTTCCCAGGATGCCGTCACGCATAGTCGCGTCCCCGGTCACGCGTAATGGATTCGCGGGTCGAGCAGGGCGTAACTCAGGTCCACGAGGACGTTCACCGCCACGAAGATCACTGCGAACACGAGCGTGCTGCCCATGACCGCCGAGTAGTCCAGCCATTGGATCGCCGTGACGAGGTACGACCCCACGCCCGGCCAGGAGAACACCGTTTCGACCAGGACGTTGCCGCTGAACAGAAGGCCGAACTGGACCCCGAGGACCGTCACGGTGGGAATCAAGGCGTTGCGGAGGGCGTGGCGGTACAGGACGCCTCGGATCGCGACGCCCTTGGCTCGAGCCGTGCGGACGTAGTCGTGCCCCAGGGCCTCCACGATGCTCGTCCGCACCAGGCGGACGACGAGCCCCATGGAGGCCAACGCGAGTGTCGCGGCCGGCGGCACCAAGTACCACAGGGCGCGGGAGAGCAGGGCAATCTGGCCCGTGAGCAGGCTGTCGAGCGTGTACATCCCGGTGATCGTCGCGGGCGGGGTATCGGTCAGGCCGAGGCGACCCGTCGGCGACGGGAGCCACCCGAGCAGAAAGTAGCCCACATAAATCAGGATCAGCCCGAACCAAAAACTCGGCATCGAAAGGAAGAGCAACGAGCCGATCCGGCTGGCGTGATCGGCGGCCGTGTTGACGCGAGCGCCGGAGACAACGCCAAGGGGCACTCCCACGACCACGGCGATGAGAAACGCCGCGAGGCTGAGTTCAACAGTCGCCGGGAGAAAGTGCCCCAGGTCCTCGGTGACGGGCCGGCCGGAGTGGATCGAGAACCCGAGGTTCCCCCGACTCAGGTTGCGAAGATAGTAGGCGTACTGCACCGGCAGCGGCCGGTCCAGCCCCCATTGCCGGTGCAGCGCCTGGACAACCTGCTCATTGGTGGCCGACTCTCCCAGATACAACCGCGCGGGATCTCCGGGCACCACATGCAGCAGCAGGAACGTGGCGAGCGTAATCCCCACCAGGATGGGCGGCAGGGCGAGCAGCCGCCGCGCGAGGAAGCGGCTCAGCGGGGGTCACCCCCGGAGGCTCAGGGGCGCTTCTCCACCTGGGCGAAGTACCAGTTGCCGGACGGGTAGAGCACCCAGCCCTTCACCCACGATCGTTCCGCATACATCAGCAGCGCGTCGTAGAAGGGCACGCTGGGCACGTCGGCATTGACCAGTTTCTGGATCCCGACGATGATCCGCGTTCGCTCCGCGGGAGCCGAGGTGCTGAGGAGCCGATCGATGAGCCGGTCTACTTCCGGGTTGGCATAGAAGGAGAAGTTGCCTTTGGCGCCCACGCTCTTGGAATCGTACGTGTCGACCACGTACTTCTCGATGATCGGGGGGCCGAGGGAGCTCGACACAAACGCCGGCATCTTGCCGCCCTCGTAGTTGGTGACGAACGTCCCCCAGGGAAGGGGCGCGATTTCGGCTTCGACCCCCACCTTGCGGAGTTGTGCCTGAATGGCGATGCTGGTCTGCTCTCGCTCCGTGTTGCCGCTGTTGAAGTTCAGGCTCACCTTGAACCCGTTCGGGAAGCCGGCCTCCGCGAGGAGCGCGCGGGCTTTCGCGGGGTCATACTTGTACGGCCAGAGGTCGCCCGTCCACCCTTCCAGAGGGCTGGGGAGCAGGCTCTTCGCGACGTTGGCCAGGCCAAACGCCGCCGCTCGGTTGACGGCGTAGGGATCGATGGCATAGACCATCGCCCGCCGCACGCGGACGTCATCAAACGGCTTGAGCTTCGTCTGCATGTACAGCTGGTGCATGCCGATCCCGCTTTCCCGGTTGATGATGACGTCCTTGTTCCCGATGAGCTGGGTCGTCATGTCGGGAGGCAACCGGTACACGATGTCGAGCTCACCGCGCTTCAGGAGGAGGAGCTGGGTCGCGAAGTCCTTGATCACGCGGAACTGGATGCGCCGGAGCTTGGGCGCGCCGCCCCAGTACTGATCGTTGGCCACGAGCTCAAAGGACTCGCCGGCCACCCAGCGTCCCCATTTGAACGGACCGGTCCCGTCGATGTTGCGGGACATCCACTCGTTGAACTTGCCGGGCTGGATCCCGCCGTGCGCCTCCACCGTCTTGGGGCTGACGATCGCCCCGGTATTGGTCGCCGCGAGCAGTTGGAGAAAGTAGGGACAGGCCCGCCGGAGCGTGAGGCGGACGGTGAGCGGGTCAACCACCTGCGTACTGTTCGCGTCGATACACTGGGAGATCAGGGTGGCCGGTCCGAGGTTCTCGGTCAGCATGCGGTTGATCGAGTACTTCACCGCCTCAGCGGTGAGTTC
This genomic interval from bacterium contains the following:
- the moaA gene encoding GTP 3',8-cyclase MoaA, which encodes MSTILDREIQQPAPPPGGMRDQYGRLIRDLRVSLTDRCNLRCVYCMPEETVFAPREEILTDDEILVLIRAGVELGVKKIRLTGGEPTVRANIAELVARIAAVPGIQDLAMTTNGVRLARLAQPLAAGGLRRINVSLDSLNPDKYRAITRWGNLDDVLTGLEAARAAGLSPIKINSVVVRGFNEDDVVDLARLTLTSDYAVRFIEMMPFGSVAGFQTNAYVPSAETVARIEAALGPLIPLDVTGYDPARTYRLEGARGTLGFISSVSQPFCAQCGRLRLTAEGRLRLCLLRDDEADLRTPLRNGATYEEIRERFRAAAYRKPWGHGLARGVIPRRRIMSQIGG
- the sigH gene encoding RNA polymerase sporulation sigma factor SigH; this translates as MVVARKPVVPIYQEMVDEQLVDCAKGGDEFAAEYLINKYRNFVRVKAKAYFLIGADREDIIQEGMIGLYKAIRDFRRDKLSSFRAFAELCITRQIITAIKTATRQKHIPLNSYISLNKPIYDEDSDRTLLDVISSIKVSDPEELVINQEASLTMRERIRKNLSDLECRVLTAYLEGKSYQEMATELHRHVKSIDNALQRVKRKLERNLEGEEE
- the rlmB gene encoding 23S rRNA (guanosine(2251)-2'-O)-methyltransferase RlmB, with protein sequence MAAALTPSPQPAGATLLGRRAVLEALRAGRPVSRVLVARTADLRGPLRELVAKARARRVVVQIVDRRHLDTLARGVAHQGVAALVAVTAPITVEDLLARIEEQGEAAFLVALDGVEDPQNLGAIIRTADAAGAHGVIIPRRRAAGLSPAVARASAGATAHLPVAQVGNLVAALERLKAAGVWIVGADPEGAERYDTAGLAPPVALVVGGEGRGLHRLVRERCDRVVRIPLRGRVASLNVSVAAALLLFEVARRLDVRADSSSRRSSY
- the cysS gene encoding cysteine--tRNA ligase; amino-acid sequence: MALRVYNTLTRREEEFIPLRAGEVRMYVCGPNLYGPAHVGHALSYLVFDMVRRYLDYRGYRVTYVQNFTDIEDRIIEASRQQGTTVEALANHYADRFLREMDRLGIRRADYYPRATESIPKMLEIIQALVARGFAYVVDGDVFYRVAAFPAYGRLSGRTLDEMQAGARIEVDPRKEHPMDFVLWKAAKPGEPSWDSPWGPGRPGWHIECSAMSLAYLGEQLDIHGGGPDVIFPHHENEIAQSEAYTGKPPFVRYWVHNGPLRLSGDQEKMTRHLGNVVTIEEALERYHPDAIRLFVLSSHYRGPATWTDDSLEAATRGAERLRTASDHAEAVLRRAGVRTAGAFPDRDDARGRRSTRGDAAGASALSKAAETAREAFERAMDDDLNTPRALAAVFDLATELNKAADAAAKAAPPLQAAMAADLEGALRILRTLAGVLGLTLTASMTAAQRAGLHRLARDLAEEHPDLFDPAHPTLQQLRIAASDDAVPGDDLIGLIASGRMRARRQKDWATGDAIRSRLQSLGILLEDTPTGYTWRLR
- the ispD gene encoding 2-C-methyl-D-erythritol 4-phosphate cytidylyltransferase, which gives rise to MTSGIRAAAVVPAAGRGERLGGAVPKSLVQLAGRPLVQYALTTLQEVAEIEAIAVAAPADSIPQIQELARATGLTKVVAVVPGGVDRQGSVAAGLAALPPGPDLVLIHDGARPFLSQRLASLVIAAAARDGSATAALPVSETVKRGEDGWVRETLDRASLHRIQTPQAFRRALLERAHETASREGFRGTDDAVLVERLGGPIRLVLGDPINIKVTVPEDLILAEAMLSREQDATRAPRAGIGFDAHRLVPGRPLVLGGVEIAHDRGLLGHSDADVIVHAVMDALLGAAGCGDIGGHFPPTDPAYAGANSLTLLAQVREVVERCGWQPVHVDVVVMAEAPRLAPHVPGMRTAMAEVLRLSPESVNVKATTVEGMGAIGRQEGIAAHAVASVRPLPAIRGGGAG
- a CDS encoding PIN domain-containing protein, whose translation is MTRLIRAVGLVFGSVLGYQIADLIVREVLGGAGDQTARLGGLALGIVVGAIVGWGVAPWLQARFVNTMFWVLHHLGGVPLRDVLAGAAGLILGLVIAFLVSIPLLRVPIIGPYIIPLTAVVVFGYLGLQLGIQRREDFLGAFPRLSERLGGRGSRIRRSSVPKLLDTSVIIDGRISDITQSGFLEGPLLVPRSVLAELQRIADASDQIRRNRGRRGLDILNKMQKDLHAVQIYDEGDDLASGQVDAQLVRVARALGAWIVTNDYNLNKIAELQGVRVLNVNELANAIKPVMIPGEELTVHVIKDGKEAGQGVGYLDDGTMIVVEGGKKHIGETLETVVTSVLQTVAGRMIFARPKVLEKDGATR
- a CDS encoding DUF1573 domain-containing protein; amino-acid sequence: MKEAKSLSFQDQVDSYLIRHRSILDVLSKLDESVSRVNRAVVKAVTTCGCISINAGKQQFPSDVGLSEIRAYLHTHLNGALCDRCRETIETEIGSSLFYSAGLCSLLGLELDDIQEKQHSRIKSLGIFNLT
- a CDS encoding ABC transporter permease — encoded protein: MRDGILGRGGGRGGQAPAGLVDLLVRRFGRNGLSIAGLGIILLWTAVALAAPLLAPHDPVEVDIGARMQPASRVHPLGTDFYGRDLLSRIVFGARYDLAIALVAVGLAAGVGVSLGVLAGYYGRGVDDVIMRTTDVLLAFPSLVLALALASALGPGLWKAILAVAVVGVAGYSRLARGSTLSLREEAYVEAARAEGASDLRIMVRYVLPNILSPIIVRATVGMGFTVLLAAGLSFIGLGAQPPTPEWGAMINEGRNQLVTGVWWISTFPGLAIMSLVLGFNLLGDGIRDALDPRGVTRL
- a CDS encoding ABC transporter permease, whose translation is MSRFLARRLLALPPILVGITLATFLLLHVVPGDPARLYLGESATNEQVVQALHRQWGLDRPLPVQYAYYLRNLSRGNLGFSIHSGRPVTEDLGHFLPATVELSLAAFLIAVVVGVPLGVVSGARVNTAADHASRIGSLLFLSMPSFWFGLILIYVGYFLLGWLPSPTGRLGLTDTPPATITGMYTLDSLLTGQIALLSRALWYLVPPAATLALASMGLVVRLVRTSIVEALGHDYVRTARAKGVAIRGVLYRHALRNALIPTVTVLGVQFGLLFSGNVLVETVFSWPGVGSYLVTAIQWLDYSAVMGSTLVFAVIFVAVNVLVDLSYALLDPRIHYA
- a CDS encoding ABC transporter substrate-binding protein, translated to MMRHRWARAAAAACTFVFLVAIYGPGAVGQARVPNPDTLFYGVYWEPVNLDPHAITDFGSMWMLDNTYEPLVRYKTKTVNGRTIGTADVQPHLAETVEASKDGKTYTFKLRRGVRFHSGDELTAEAVKYSINRMLTENLGPATLISQCIDANSTQVVDPLTVRLTLRRACPYFLQLLAATNTGAIVSPKTVEAHGGIQPGKFNEWMSRNIDGTGPFKWGRWVAGESFELVANDQYWGGAPKLRRIQFRVIKDFATQLLLLKRGELDIVYRLPPDMTTQLIGNKDVIINRESGIGMHQLYMQTKLKPFDDVRVRRAMVYAIDPYAVNRAAAFGLANVAKSLLPSPLEGWTGDLWPYKYDPAKARALLAEAGFPNGFKVSLNFNSGNTEREQTSIAIQAQLRKVGVEAEIAPLPWGTFVTNYEGGKMPAFVSSSLGPPIIEKYVVDTYDSKSVGAKGNFSFYANPEVDRLIDRLLSTSAPAERTRIIVGIQKLVNADVPSVPFYDALLMYAERSWVKGWVLYPSGNWYFAQVEKRP